The genomic interval TGGATCAGCCGGCGATCCAGGCGGTCAAGCTCCTCGGGCTTGGAGTCGATCTCCATGCGAATGCGGCTGGCCGCCTCGTCGATCAGGTCGATGGCCTTGTCCGGCAGTTGGCGGTCGGTGATATAGCGGTGCGAAAGCTTGGCCGCGGCGATGATGGCGCCGTCGGTGATGGTCACGCCATGGTGCACCTCGTAGCGCTCCTTCAAGCCGCGCAGGATCGCGATGGTGTCCTCCTCGCTCGGCTCGTCCACCAGCACCTTCTGGAAGCGACGCTCCAGCGCAGCATCCTTTTCGATGTACTGGCGGTACTCGTCGAGGGTGGTGGCGCCAACGCAATGCAGTTCGCCGCGCGCCAGCGCGGGCTTGAGCATGTTGCCGGCGTCCATGGCCCCCTCGGCCTTGCCGGCGCCGACCATGGTGTGCAGCTCGTCGATGAACAGGATGACGCGCCCCTCCTGCTTGGACAGCTCGTTGAGCACCGCCTTCAGACGCTCCTCGAACTCGCCGCGGAACTTGGCGCCGGCGATCAGCGAGCCCATATCCAGCGCCAGCAGGCGCTTGTCCTTGAGTCCGTCCGGCACCTCGCCGTTGACGATGCGCTGGGCCAGGCCCTCGACGATGGCAGTCTTGCCCACACCCGGCTCGCCGATCAGCACCGGATTGTTCTTGGTGCGCCGCTGCAGCACCTGGATGGTGCGGCGGATCTCGTCGTCGCGTCCGATCACCGGATCGAGCTTGCCCTCCTCGGCCCGCGCGGTCATGTCGACGCAGTACTTGTCCAAGGCCTGGCGGGACTCCTCGGCGTTCGGATCGTTGACCGTCTGGCCGCCACGCAGGTTGTTGATGGCGTTCTCGATGGCCTTCTTCGACACGCCCTGCTCGAGCAGCAGCTTGCCCAAGCGAGTATTGCCGTCCAGCGCGGCGAGCAGCACCAGTTCGCTGGAGATGAACTGGTCGCCCTTCTGCTGGGCCAGGCGATCCGCCTGGTTGAGCAGACGCGCCAGATCCTGGGACAGATTCATGTCCCCGGTGGGGTTCTGCAGCTTGGGCAGCTGATCCAGGGCCTTGGTCAGCGCCTGGCGCAGGCTGTTGATATCGAAGCCGACCTGCATCAGGAGCGGCTTGATCGAGCCTCCCTGCTGATCGAGCAGCGCCTGCATCAGGTGTAGCGGCTCGATGGCGGCGTGGTCGAGGCCGACCGCCACGGACTGGGCATCGGACAAGGCAAGTTGCAGTTTGCTGGTCAATCGGTCGATTCGCATGGGGTCATCCTTCCTGAAGGAGCGGGCTGGCGCACTGAAGGGCCTGCCGAGTTGAAGCATAGATAAGGATGATTGGCGGGGATTCAAGGCCGCGGGATTGATCCGCGTCAGCAAGCCAAGCCGATGGGTCGGAAAATCGACACTGGAGTCTGTCCGGCCGCGAGAGAAGCCGATCAGGGAGCGGCCAGCCACACCAGACTGGCGAAGCGACCTGTACGCGGAGCGCGGCGATAGGAGTAGAAACGCGCATCCTGGAAGGTACAGAGGCCGCCGCCATAGACAGCCTCGACGCCGCGGGCGGCCAGGCGGATGCGCGCCAACTGATAGAGGTCGGCCATGAAGCGCCCCGGGTTGCGGCTTGCCACGAAGGCTGAAGCGGCCTGCGGATGGCGCTCGAGAAAGGCCTCGCGCACCTCGGGACCGACCTCGAAAGCCGCCGGGCCGATGGCCGGGCCGAGCCAGACCAGCAGATTTTCCGGTGCCACAGCCAGGGCGTCCAGGGTCGCCTCCAGCACCCCGCCGGCCAGCCCGCGCCAACCGGCATGGGCTGCCGCCACGCGCGTACCGGCGCGGTCGCAGAACAATACCGGCAGGCAGTCGGCAGTGAGAATGGCACAGGCAATACCGGAGCGATCCGTCCAGCTGGCATCGGCCTCGGGCGCCAGCGCCGGATCGGCCGGCACCACCATCACCCCATGCACCTGCCGCAGCCAGGCCGGATCGCAGCCAAGGCCAGACTGCAGGCGCCGGCGATTCTCGGTCACGCTCTCCGGCGCGTCCCCGACATGGTCGCCGAGATTGAAGCTATCGAAGGGCGCGGCGCTGACGCCTCCCTCGCGAGTCGTCACACAGGCGCGCACCCGTGCTGGTGCGGGCCAGTCAGGCACCAGCCGGGCATCCATCAGACGAAGGCCTCGTTGTCCTGACGCAGCAGCGTCAGCAGCCAGACGAAATCGTCCGGCAACGATGCCTCCCACTTCAAGCGCTCGCCGCTGGCCGGATGATCCAGTTCGAGAAAGCGGGCGTGCAGAGCCTGGCGCGGAAACTCCCGGAGCGCCTGCACCAGGGTCGGACTGGCCGCCGGTGGAATGCGGAAGCGCCCGCCATAGACAGGGTCGCCCACCAGCGGATAGCCGACGTGCGCCATGTGCACGCGAATCTGGTGGGTTCGCCCGGTCTCCAGCTTGATGCGGGCATGGGTGTGTGCGCGAAAACGCTCGAGCACGCGATAGTGGCTGACCGCAGGCTTGCCGCCCTCGACTACCGCCATGCGCTGGCGCTGCTGGCCATGCCGGCCGATGGGCGCGTCGATGGTACCGCCGGCGGTGATCACGCCGACCACGATGGCCTCGTAGATGCGGCTGACACTGCGCTTCTGCAACTGCTCGACCAGTCGGGTCTGCGCCTGCAGGGTCTTGGCTACCACCATCAGGCCGGTAGTGTCCTTGTCGAGGCGGTGGACGATGCCCGCACGCGGCACGTTGACGAGCCCCGGCACATGATGCAGCAGCGCATTGAGCAAGGTACCGTCGGCATGTCCGGCAGCCGGATGCACGACCAGCCCGGCCGGCTTGTTCAGCACCAGGATCTGTTCGTCCTCGTGGACGATATCCAGCTCGATGGCCTGGGCGATCCACTCGCCCTGCGCCTGCTGCTCGGCATCCAGCTCGAGCAGGGCGCCGCCATGCACGATGTCACGGGGGCGCAGCACGGCACCATCGACGGTCAGACGCCCGTCCTTGATCCAGGCGGCCAGGCGCGAGCGGGAATGTTCGGCAAAGAGCTGTGCGGCGACCTGGTCGAGGCGCTGACCGCCCAGCTCGAAGGGGACTTCGGCACGAAGTCGGATGGCCTGATCGTTGTGTATTGACATGCTCGGCAATGGCGGGGCACGGCCTTTGGTTTCGGCCATGCGCTTGTGGTTAAATACGGCCCCTCTGCCCCGGCTCACGCGGGGCGCCCATCATAACAGGACGGCCCGGCCCCCGACAGCCGCCGTCACAGGGACGCACAGCCTCCATGCACCTGAAACACCTGCTGCTGATCGCCTCGCTCGTTCTCATCGCCGCCTGCGGATCGAAGAAGGAGAAGGAGGATGTCGTCGACGAGAACCTGAGCGAAACCGAGCTGTACCAGCAGGCCCAGAACGACCTCAACAACGAGAACTATAGCGCCGCGACCAGCAAGCTGAAGGCCCTGGAGTCGCGCTATCCGTTCGGCCGCCATGCCGAACAGGCGCAGCTCGAACTGATCTACGCCTATTACAAGAGCCAGGAGACGGAAGCCTCGCGTTCTGCTGCCGAGCGCTTCATCCGCCTGCACCCGCAGCACCCGAATGTCGACTACGCCTACTACCTCAAGGGCCTGGCCTCCTTCGACCAGGATCGCGGCCTGCTGTCGCGCTTCCTGCCGCTGGACATGACCAAGCGCGACCCGGGTGCGGCCCGCGACTCCTTCAACGAGTTCGCCCAGCTCACCAGCCGCTTTCCGAACAGCCGCTATGCGCCGGACGCCAAGGCGCGCATGGTCTATCTGCGCAACCTGCTGGCCGCCTACGAGATCCACGTCGCCCACTATTACCTGAAGCGCGAGGCCTACGTCGCCGCCGCCAACCGCGGCCGCTATGTGGTGGAGAACCTCCAGGAGACCCCTGCAGTGGGCGATGGCCTGGCAGTGATGGTCGAGGCTTATCAGCGGCTGACCCTGGACGAACTGGCCGCCTCCAGCCTGGAAACCCTGAAGCTGAACTACCCGGATCATCCGAGCCTGCAGAACGGGCAGTTCGTGCCACTGGAGGAGGAAGAGGACAACCGCTCCTGGCTGGGCAAGTACACCCTCGGCCTGATCGAAAGCAAGCCGCCGCTGCCCCCGGGCGAAACCCGCGCCAACCAGGATATCCGTCGCATGTACGAGGAAGCCCGCCAGGAAATCCGCGCCGACCTGAAGCAAGGCGAGGAGACTCCCGAAGCGGTCGAGGCCGCCGATCGCAAGCCCAAGCGCGCCTGGTGGAATCCTCTTCGCCTACTCGACTGAAGCAGTGCCGGCAACACGAACAAGAAGGAAGGCCCAAGGGCCTCCCTTCTTGTTTCAGCAGTAGGCCAGCCACATGAGGACGGCCCATACTCCTCGCTCAATCCCCCAGCCGCCAGCCGGAAGTGATTGGATAGCGGCGGTCCCGACCGAAGCCACGCTGGGTCACCCGTACCCCGACGGCCGCCTGTCGGCGCTTGTATTCGTTGAGGTCCACGAGCCGCAGCACCCGCTTGACGGTGTCCTCGTCGAAGCCCTCGGCGATGATGGCGTTGGCCGAGAGGTCATACTCGATGTACAGCTTGAGGATCTCGTCGAGCACTGGATAGGGCGGCAGGGAATCCTCGTCCTTCTGACCCGGAGCCAGTTCGGCCGACGGCGGACGGTCGATGACGCGCTGGGGTATCACCGCACCCAGGCGGTTGCGGTAGTCGCAGAGACGGAACACTAGGGTCTTGGGCACGTCCTTGAGCACGTCGAAACCGCCGGCCATGTCGCCGTAGAGCGTCGCATAGCCTACCGCCATCTCGCTCTTGTTGCCGGTGGTCAGCACCAGATAGCCCTTCTTGTTGGAAATGGCCATCAGCAGGGTACCGCGGCAGCGTGCCTGCAGGTTCTCCTCGGTGGTATCCCGACCGAGCCCCTCGAACACCGGCGCCAGGGTACCCATGAAGGCCTCGACCATCGGCGCGATCGGCAGCACCCGATAGGTCACGCCCAGCGCACGCGCTTCGGCCTCGGCATCCTCGAGGCTCATCTGCGCCGTGTAGTGATAGGGCATCATCACCGCCTCGACCCGCTCAGCACCGAGCGCATCCACCGCCACGGCCAGGGTCAGCGCCGAATCGATGCCGCCGGACAGCCCCAGGATCACCCCCTTGAAGCCGTTCTTGCGCACATAGTCGCGCACTCCCAGCACCAGCGCCTGGTAGACGCTCGCCTCCAGCTCGGGCAGCGGCGCACAGCTGGCGGCACGCGGCAGCACCGCCCCGTCGTCCTCGACGCAGAGATCGACCGGATAAAGCCCTTCGATGAAGGCCGGCGCACGCTGGACGACCTGACCGTCCGCTGCAACTACGCAGGAGCCGCCGTCGAAGACCAGCTCGTCCTGGCCGCCGACCTGATTGACGTAGATCACCGGCATGCCGCCTTCGCTCGTCCGCGCAGCGAGGATCTCCTCGCGCTCGCGCTGCTTGTCCAGATGGAAGGGCGAAGCATTCAGGCTGAGCATCAGCCGCGCTCCGGCCTCGCGTGCCTGGCGCATGGGCCCGGAGAACCAGATGTCTTCGCAGATCGACAGGGCCACCGGCACCCCCTTGATATCCAGCAGACAGGCCTCGCTGCCCGGATCGAAATAGCGACGCTCGTCGAACACCCGGTAGTTCGGCAGATGCTGCTTGTAGTAGCGTGCCAGAAGTTCGCCATCGGCGATCACCGCGGCGGCGTTGAAGCGCTGCCCATCTTCCAGCCAGGGATAGCCGATCACCAGATAGATACCCCGCACCTCGTCCTTGAGTCGCTGCAGGCCTTGTTCGATACGCAACTGCATGCTCGAGCGCAGCAGCAGATCCTCCGGCGGGTAGCCGCACAGCGCCAGCTCGGGAAACACGATGACATCCGCGCCCCAGTCGTCGCGGGCGCTGCAGGCTGCCTCGATGATGCGCTCGACATTGCCGTGCACATCGCCGACGCGCAGATTCAGTTGGGCCATCACGACCCGCAGGGTTTGGCTCATGGCCGTCTCCACCGATGAGTATGACGCGCCCGGCATGCACACGCGCGCGCTCCGAAAAAATCCATTCTCCCGCATCGACGCCCGCGGAAACAACGCACGCAGGCTCCGGGGCGAACTGGGCAACACCTTCCGAAGCATGCCGACCGGTGCACGGAAGCAGGCAACGACATGGCCCCGGGAAACTCCGGCTTGCTAAAATGCCACCTCTCTTTCGATTAGAGCACCCCATGGGCCTGTTTCGTCTGCTGTTCTGGATCCTCGTCATCATCGCCGTCATCTGGCTCTGGCGCCGGCTGACGCGTCCGGCTTCGCCCCCCGCCGCCAAGAGCGGCGCCGAACCCCCCAAGCCCATGGTGCGCTGCGCTCACTGCGGCATACATCTGCCGCGCGAGGAAGCCCTCGCCGAAGACAGTCTCTGGTACTGCAGCCAGGCGCATCTGACCCAGGGCCCGCGACACGGTGGGCGCTAAACCCCTGCCGAAGGACAGCGCCTCGCTGGCCGGCAGCGTGCCGAGCGGCAACGTCCTGCGCCTGTACCACCTGTACCGGCTGGTGATCGGCCTGCTGCTGGTACTGCTGATCTCCAGCAATCTGGACGAGCGACTGTTGCAGGTCGCTTACCCGGACCTGTTCCGCCATGGCAGCTGGCTCTACCTGATCCTGAACATCCTGGTCGCCGTCCTGGTACACCACCCCAAGCCCCTGCAGCTGTTCAGCCTGGCGCTGGTCGACGTGATCCTGCTCTCGGGTCTGCTCTATACGGCCGGAGGCCCGTCCAGCGGCATCGGCAACCTGATCATCGTCTCGGTCGCCGTCGCCAACATCCTCCTGCGCGGCCGGATCGGCCTGCTGATCGCCGCCGTGGCGGCCAGCGGTCTGGTCTACATGACCTTCTACCTGGGACTCAACCGTCCCGCGGCAGCCACCCAGTACGTGCATGCGGGAGCATTGGGCTCGCTGTGCTTCGCCGCTGCGCTGCTCGTGCAGAGCCTGACCCGCCGCCTGCAGCGCAGCGAATCCCTGGCCGAGCGACGCGCCGCCGAGGTCGCCGACCTGCAGGCCCTGAACGCGCAGATCCTGGAGCGCATGCGGACCGGCATCCTGGTGCTCGACCCGCAGCAGCAGGTGCTGCTGGCCAATCAGAGCGCCTTCACCCTGCTCGGCAATCCCGCACTGGTCGGCCAGCCACTCGCCGGTCACTGCCCTGCGCTGGTCGAACGCCTGAAACATTGGCAGCAGAACCCGACCCTGCGCCCGCAGGATCTGCACACCCTGCCCCATGGCCCGCTGGTGCAGCCGAACTTCGTTCCGCTCACGCGAGGCGGAAAGCAGAGCATCCTGGTTTTCCTCGAGGATGTCTCGCAGATCGCCCAGCAGGCTCAGCAGCTCAAGCTCGCCTCGCTCGGCCGCCTGACCGCCGGCATCGCCCACGAGATCCGCAATCCGCTCGGCGCCATCAGCCATGCGGCGCAGTTGCTGCAGGAGTCCGACGACCTCGACGGCCCTGACCGGCGCCTGGCGCAGATCATCCAGGATCAGTCGCGACGCATGAACTTGGTGATCGAGAACGTGCTGCAGCTGTCGCGCCGGCGCCAGGCACAACCGCAGCTGCTCGACTTGAAATACTGGCTGCACCGCTTCGCCAGCGAATATCGCGCCTCGGCAGCACCAAACCAGATCCTGCATCTGGAAATTCAGAGCGGCTCCCTGAAGACCCGCATGGATTCGAACCAGCTCATCCAGGTTCTCAACAACCTGGTCCAGAACGGCCTGCGCTACAGCGCCCAATGTCATCCGCAGGGGCAGGTCTGGCTCAAACTGTTCCGCGATCCGGAAAGCGACCTGCCGGTGCTCGAGGTGCGCGACGACGGGCCCGGCGTGCCGGCCGCGCAGATCGAGCACATTTTCGAGCCGTTCTTCACCACGGAAAGCAAGGGAACCGGGCTGGGACTGTACCTCTCCCGCGAGCTGTGCGAGAGCAATCAGGCCCGCCTCGACTACCGCGGGGACGAAGGCAAGGGCGGCTGCTTCCGCATCACCTTCGCCCATCCGCGCAAGCTGAGCTAGACAGATTCCGGATGTCCCCCTCTTCCCCTCTCCCCTTCGCCACCTGCAACCGAGCCCGACTATGAGTGTCCGCCAGAAAGCCCTGATCGTCGACGACGAGCCCGACATCCGCGAACTGCTGGAAATCACCTTGGGCCGGATGAAGCTCGACACCCGCAGCGCACGCAACCTCCAGGAGGCGCGCGAATGGCTGGGCCGCGAGCGCTTCGATCTGTGCCTGACCGACATGCGCCTGCCCGACGGTAGCGGCCTCGAGCTGGTGCAGTACATTCAGCAGCATCACGCCCAGGTCCCGGTCGCCATGATCACTGCCTACGGCAGTCTGGATACCGCGGTCAACGCGCTCAAGGCCGGCGCCTTCGACTTCCTGACCAAGCCGGTCGACTTGGCCCGCCTGCGCGAACTGGTGGCCACCGCCCTGCGCCTGCATGCGCCGGTTGGCGAGGAGGCGCCGGTGGACAACCGGCTGATCGGCGACTCGCCGCCGATGCGCACCCTACGCAAGCAGATCGCCAGGCTGGCGCGCAGCCAGGCGCCGGTCTACGTCAGTGGCGAGTCCGGTAGCGGCAAGGAAGTGGTGGCCCGCCTGATCCACGAGCAAGGCCCGCGCGCCGAGCGCCCCTTCGTCCCGGTGAATTGTGGTGCCATTCCCTCGGAGCTGATGGAGAGCGAGTTCTTCGGCCATCGCAAGGGAAGCTTCACCGGCGCCATCGAGGACAAGCAGGGCCTGTTCCAGGTCGCCAGCGGCGGCACCCTGTTCCTCGACGAGGTAGCCGACCTGCCGCTGCCGATGCAGGTCAAACTGCTGCGCGCCATTCAGGAAAAGGCCGTGCGCGCGGTCGGCGGCCAGCAGGAGGTGGTGGTGGACGTGCGTATCCTCAGCGCGACCCACAAGGATCTGGCCGCCGAGGTCGCTGCCGGCCGTTTCCGCCAGGATCTCTATTACCGCCTGAACGTCATCGAGCTGCACGTTCCGCCGCTGCGCGAGCGGCGCGAGGACATTCCGGCGCTGGCGGCGATCATGCTGGCGCGCCTGGCGGAAGACGCCGGCCTGCCTGCTGCCCGGCTCAGCGAGGAAGCCCTGGAAAAGCTCCAGAGCTACCGCTTCCCGGGCAACGTGCGCGAACTGGAGAACATGCTGGAGCGGGCCCATACCCTCTGCGAGGACGACCTGATCCAGGCCCGCGACCTGCGCCTCTGCGACACCCCGAGCCCGGGCGAGAGCGGCGAAACCTCGCTGGCCGGCATCGACAACCTCGAGGACTACCTGGAGGAACTCGAGCGCCGGCTGATCATGCAGGCCCTCGAGGAAGCGCGCTGGAATCGTACCGCCGCCGCGCAGCGCCTGGGCCTGACCTTCCGCTCCATGCGCTACCGCCTGAAGAAACTGGGCATCGACTGAGGCCGTGCGCCATCGGGCACACCTCGAAGGCCCTTGCCACGTCCGGCAGGTTGCAACCCGCCATACTGCCAAGGCCGGACTCAGCGCCGGCCGATCCGTCCTGCCGGCGCATAGGGCGCCGGATCGATGATCGGCTCGCGTGCCAGCAACAGGTCGGCGAGCAGTTGGCAGGACGCCGGCGCCAGCACCAACCCGTTGCGGAAATGCCCGCAGTTCAGCCACAGCCCCTCGAAGCCTGGCACCGGGCCGATATAGGGAATGCCCTCGGGAGAGCCCGGCCGCAGCCCAGCCCACTGCTTGACCACCTCGGCGCCGGAAAGCGCTGGCAACAACGCCTCGGCGGACGCCTTGAGACTTGCGAAAGCCTCCTTGGTGGGAGTCTTGTCAAAGCCGACATCCTCCAGGGTGCTGCCCACCAGGATGTGCCCATCCCGCCGCGGAATCGCGTAGCGCCCGTCGGCCATCACCATCCGCGGCAGGAAATCCTCGGCGCACTTGTAGAGGATCATCTGGCCCTTCATCGGCTTGACCGGCAGCTCCAGCCCCAGAGTGGCGAGCAGTTCGCCGCTCCAGGCACCGGCGGCGATCACCACACGGTCGGCACGCAGCTCGCCGGACGCCGTGCGCACCCCGACCACCCGCTCGCCCTCGCAGACGAAGCCGGTCACCGGCAGATTCTCCTCGAGGGTCACGTTGGACATGCGCGCCAGTGCTTCGCGCAGCGAGGCGAGCAGACGCGGATTGCGCACATTGGCCACGCCCGACATGAACAGCGCCCGCGAGAAACCCGCCCCCAGCGCCGGCACCGCCCGGCGCACGGAGTCGATATCCACGGCCTCCAGCGGCCGGCCCTCCCGTGCCGCCCAGGCCAGCGCCTCGGCCTCGTCCTCCAGGTCCAGCCAATAGAGGCCGGTGACATGCACCTCGGGGTCGATACCAGTCTCCCGTTTCAGACGCTCTCCGAGCGCCGGATAGAAATCCTGCGACCAGTGCGCGAGCGCCGTCACTGCCGGGCTGTAGCGCCAGGGGTAGAGCGGCGACACGATGCCGCCACCAGCCCAGGAGGACTCCTGGCCGAGCCGGCCCTGATCCAGCAGACGGACCTCCAGACCGGCCTCCGCCAAGCGCAGAGCCGACAACATACCGATGGCGCCACCGCCAACCACCAGGACTCGCATCGCATCCTCCCCCACGAAAACAGGCTGTAAATCGGCCCGTTATACGCCTGCCGGGAGTGGCATGCCAAGGCCGATCCGGCCATGGGTCTGCCGCCATGAATAAAAACTGCCGCCTGCTCGGCATACCACCGCCATGACGCTTTGTATGCTGCTTGATCGGCATGGAGCCGAAATCCAGGGAAGGAAACAATGCGCAACATCCAGCGACGGTACGCACGGGGCTTCACCTTGGGCGAAGCCCTCACTTCGACGGCCATTCTCGGCATACTGCTGAGCCTGGCCGTTCCCGCCTTTACCCATCTGAGCCTGAACAGTCAGAAGAACAGTGCGGCACAGCAGGTCAGATCCCTGCTGAGCCATGCCAGAAGCATCGCCGTCACCATGAGGAAGACCACTTCCCTGTGCGGCAGCCGAAACGGCCACAGCTGTGTCAAGACCGAGATTCGTTTCTTCATCGTCTTCGTGGATCGCAACCTGGATGGCAAGGCCGATCCCGGAGAACTCATCCGCCAGGAACCGGTACCGCCCGGTACCCGCTATCAGGTCAATGCATCCAGCCTCTTCAGTATCCGCTTCCGCCCGAACGGCACGGCGAGCAGCTACGGCAGCATCGCGCTCTGCCCCTCGGCAGAGAACCGATATGCCGCCCGGCTGATCGTCAGCAGCATGGGCCGCGTGCGCAGTGCCAGGGACAGCGATGGTGACGGGGTGGTCGAGGGCGCGGACGGCAGGCCGCAGAGCTGTCCGGCCTGACCACAGGGGAAGAGAGGCTGTGCGGCGGCACCGAAGTGCCGCCGCGTCGGGCCCTATTTGGCGTACCAGTAGGCGCGCTTGCGGTTGTTGCTCAGCTCGATTTCCGGGATGGAGGGATCGAAGGTCGTGGGTCCCGAGCCGCCAATGACGAAGGGCACCGTCTCATCGCCGATGTTGACCAGCCCGGTCACCGGCGACGGCGGCAGGCCGCCTCCGACGAACTTGGTGAAGTCCAGCTTGCCGGTATTGAAATCCAGCGTGTAAGCCAAGGCAGTGCCCAGGTCGGCAGTACAGGAGTTCGCCCTCGGCACGTCTGGATAGTTGGTCCCGAAGTAGGTCTTGCCGGCCACAGTGACCGGTGCATTGACACCCTTTTCCCCGGCATTGGGAAGATCGATGTAATAGCCATCGATGGTATCGAGCGTGGCATCGAAGGGCTGGCGCTGATCGGGGTTGGGCTCCAGGTCCTCATCGGTCAGGGGAGTGAAACCGGTGGTCATGAGCGAGCCAGTCTGCGTGTCCTTGATCATGTAGATCCGGTTCTGCACGTTGTAGGCCATCCCCGCTGTCGTATCGGTGGTGTAGAGTGGATGCTCACGGTCACCGGATACCGCCATGATGGCATCGAAAGCGCTGGTCGTGATCACATCCGGGGCGAACAGGAACTTCCGCGCACTGTTTCCGTCACCGCCCAGTGCCGCCAGCTTGGTGATCTTCCAGTCAGCGGGTGTGGATACCCCGCCGAAGCCGTTCGGATCAAGGTCGACGCGCCAGATATTGCCCCCCACGTCCGCAGCATAGACCCGATCGACATAGCCGTCCGAGTTGCGGTCGACCAGGGTGACATCGGCGGCCACGGCATCGGTTGGCGCACCGGTCGAGACGCACGCCCCGTCGCTGGCCAGATCGACGCCGGAACAGTCGGCCAACGCAGCCCAGACCACCTTGCCGGTCACCGCATCCAGAATCAGTACGCCACGCCCCATGGAGTCATCACTCGCGACCGGGTCGGCATCCTGCTCCGGCGCATAACCGGCCCCCATGATCAACACCGGATCTGTACGGCTGCTCAGCACCGCCACCTTCGGCTGCGACCAGGTCTGCCCAAGCTCCTTGATGTCCGCATTGGTCTTTCTCCAGAGAAATTTCGGCGTCTTCGGATCGGTCACGTCGAGGGCGTAGATCAGACGCCCTCCCCGCCGTGCGGTCAGATAGATATAGGTCTTGTCCTTGGTGGACGCCTCGGTGTTCGAGCGCGTATCGCGCAGGACGGTGGTCGAGCCGTCGAAGAAGTAGTCCTTGGGCTGCTTGCTGATATCCATGACGCCGGCGATATCGATCAATGGCGAATTTCGGAACAGACGCTTGAACTTGCCATGGAACTCGGGCGCGATGAACCCCCAGAGTTCGCCCCCTGCCCGGACGCCGTCGATGGATGCAGTCTGATTGCCGTTCACGGCCCGGAAGATGCCGTCGTTGGCGCCATAGAACACCACCACGCCCGTATCGCCACCATAGTTGATGACCGCCGGCCGGGAGTGCAGCACATCGCCGTGCAGAGAAGGACGCACGGTGACTGTCCCTCCGGGCCCGGCCATGTCCTCGTTGCCGGCGACATCCCAGCCCCGCACCCAATTGATCAGGTTGCCGGCGCTCAGCGCGGGCTCGATGGAGCAACTGACATCGGCCCCCGGCAGGGTTATCGCCGGGTCGTCCCATTTGAAGGTGAAGGTATTGGTCGTCGCTCCCGTGACGATCACAGTTCTGCTGCCACTGCTGGGGAGGCCAGACAAACCATATACGGTGCCGTCAGCGCTAGCGGGAACGGAACAACTCTTGAGCATGACCGAATCGCCGACGTTCAGGCCATGAGCTATGGCACCGGTATTGACAGTCACATTGCGATCAGCCTTGTGAAACAGGGCTCCGTTCGGAATCGAATAGGTCGAGTTGCGCTGCAGACCGCCGAGAGTGAAGCTGAAGACGCTTCCCAGAACGCTTTCCACAGCGCAGCCCGCAGGCAAATTGCATCGAGCCTGCAAAGTATCCGTCAGACTGTTCGAGACGATATCCCCTGGAGTCAAGGTAACGTCACTTGAATAGGGAACATTGAACGTACAGCTTTGGCTATTCGCCGTATTGCATGTCACGCCCTGGGTCGTCGTGAACCCGACTCCAGCCGTGAGGCCGCCAGAATAGGAAGTACCCGCTCCCGCACCGAACAGGGTAAGAGCATTCGCCATCAGCGTGGAATTCGCCGTGGAAAACTCGCTCAGGTCCGAATCACATCCATCGATGCTGTTACAGGTCCACAGGTTGCGAGCGTTGTCGTTGCTGCTATCGGCATAGCTTGCCGCCAAGTTGTCGGCACGCGCCATCTGCGCGGCACCGCCCTTCTCGACCAGGTCGCCATCCGGGGAATCGTATTGCAATCCCTCACCGGAGGGGCTGTTGATCCAGAAGCCGGTGGCCGGCCAGCCGCTCACGCCGGGTGAGTTGGTCGTCCAGAAGCTGACTGCCTCGGGCGAAATGGCCCCCGTGGTCGGGTT from Azotobacter salinestris carries:
- a CDS encoding pilus assembly protein; protein product: MLLGSHTVFAQDIDIYTGINPAGGNVPTVLLVWDNAANNSASAEEVCTQYADGSGAPSLGTKTAAGMEQCAMVNALHALRSDPNLVGMIRIGLMVFNKNGFNSGNGQCGYLVHAPQLMDREGLDSLIAKIKAFKDTGSNTIKTNSVAVGATMAEAWAALNGRSTSCSGVNYSTLAEVATQCRDAVLIYIGNAFTNSNPGDGGDADVFLKQELSEVFGYASGSNEYSLFSKPIAVPLLNTSGNTNNDYWADEWARFMKRVSVIDSNAADKNVTTYTISVSDLTNQAQAQSTINYYAEMAKQGGGKSFLVDVKDTDGLSNALFTVFNDVQAKNSVFASATLPVTANTQGTYLNQVFVAMFRPDGDASPRWYGNLKQYQLGLDAGGNIVLTDSTENPDAGAVTSKTNPTTGAISPEAVSFWTTNSPGVSGWPATGFWINSPSGEGLQYDSPDGDLVEKGGAAQMARADNLAASYADSSNDNARNLWTCNSIDGCDSDLSEFSTANSTLMANALTLFGAGAGTSYSGGLTAGVGFTTTQGVTCNTANSQSCTFNVPYSSDVTLTPGDIVSNSLTDTLQARCNLPAGCAVESVLGSVFSFTLGGLQRNSTYSIPNGALFHKADRNVTVNTGAIAHGLNVGDSVMLKSCSVPASADGTVYGLSGLPSSGSRTVIVTGATTNTFTFKWDDPAITLPGADVSCSIEPALSAGNLINWVRGWDVAGNEDMAGPGGTVTVRPSLHGDVLHSRPAVINYGGDTGVVVFYGANDGIFRAVNGNQTASIDGVRAGGELWGFIAPEFHGKFKRLFRNSPLIDIAGVMDISKQPKDYFFDGSTTVLRDTRSNTEASTKDKTYIYLTARRGGRLIYALDVTDPKTPKFLWRKTNADIKELGQTWSQPKVAVLSSRTDPVLIMGAGYAPEQDADPVASDDSMGRGVLILDAVTGKVVWAALADCSGVDLASDGACVSTGAPTDAVAADVTLVDRNSDGYVDRVYAADVGGNIWRVDLDPNGFGGVSTPADWKITKLAALGGDGNSARKFLFAPDVITTSAFDAIMAVSGDREHPLYTTDTTAGMAYNVQNRIYMIKDTQTGSLMTTGFTPLTDEDLEPNPDQRQPFDATLDTIDGYYIDLPNAGEKGVNAPVTVAGKTYFGTNYPDVPRANSCTADLGTALAYTLDFNTGKLDFTKFVGGGLPPSPVTGLVNIGDETVPFVIGGSGPTTFDPSIPEIELSNNRKRAYWYAK